From a single Ignavibacteriota bacterium genomic region:
- a CDS encoding EF-hand domain-containing protein: MSTISGISNAMSGSSMLDRAAEMFKKFDTSGDGGIDLEEFKAAAPKDGKGGPGGLNPAEMFGKIDTNGDGTIDETEHTTFLKEMESHRPSEPPVSTGEASGVTDLAELLKQIDANGDNTIDQDEQESFLKLMEERRSEQSSSFETYTGNAQGKTQTSSLFSVLM; the protein is encoded by the coding sequence ATGAGCACTATCAGTGGGATCAGCAATGCAATGAGCGGTTCGTCCATGCTGGATCGGGCCGCAGAGATGTTCAAGAAATTCGATACCAGCGGTGATGGGGGGATCGACCTTGAGGAGTTCAAGGCGGCGGCGCCGAAGGACGGCAAGGGTGGTCCCGGCGGCTTGAATCCGGCAGAGATGTTCGGGAAGATCGATACCAACGGCGACGGGACGATCGACGAAACGGAGCACACCACGTTCCTGAAGGAAATGGAATCCCATCGGCCGTCGGAACCCCCGGTCTCGACCGGCGAGGCTTCCGGCGTCACGGACCTGGCGGAACTTCTCAAGCAGATCGACGCCAACGGCGACAATACCATCGATCAGGACGAGCAGGAGTCTTTCCTGAAACTGATGGAGGAACGCCGCAGTGAGCAATCGTCGTCGTTCGAAACATACACCGGCAACGCGCAGGGGAAGACACAGACGTCGTCCCTGTTCAGCGTCCTCATGTGA